Proteins from one Telopea speciosissima isolate NSW1024214 ecotype Mountain lineage chromosome 1, Tspe_v1, whole genome shotgun sequence genomic window:
- the LOC122672422 gene encoding rust resistance kinase Lr10-like — MESKKEEEVILWNMYHHPSRYSYSQIKKFTNNFSTKLGEGAFGKVYKGVIHQNGVDVSVAVKVLKSSKESEKQFMNEVATTGAVHHQNLVSLLGYCVQGKTRALVYEFMEKGSLDKYIYNTNFENKSSLLISYYKQIYAIALETAKGILYLHQGCRPTILHFDIKPHNVLLDSNFRAKVADFGLARMMGKDDSHVSLTRARGTPGYVAPEVWLNKKTTYYNYGPVTDKSDVYSYGMMLLEMVGRRKNCDPEGNESSSQFYFPMWAYNKIKIGELPLLPPIMISSRLMGDDEVNIVAAAIDDEVDQRDGSSSSSSSSSTTGHGEKDVASASILIERMCLVGLWCIQHIPSNRPSMDRVIQMLEGNVQLGIPPHPFPHLTPQNENVGINYYTYNSNHLGTNPNPSHFSVGSVSWSLEPR; from the coding sequence ATGGAATcgaaaaaggaggaggaggtgatATTGTGGAACATGTACCACCATCCTTCAAGGTATTCTTACTCTCAGATCAAAAAGTTCACCAACAACTTCTCCACCAAACTAGGTGAGGGTGCATTTGGAAAAGTTTACAAAGGGGTTATTCATCAAAACGGGGTTGATGTGAGTGTAGCAGTAAAGGTTTTGAAATCCAGCAAAGAAAGCGAAAAACAATTCATGAATGAAGTTGCCACTACTGGAGCTGTGCATCACCAAAATTTAGTGAGTTTGCTTGGGTATTGTGTTCAAGGGAAAACCCGTGCATTGGTTTATGAGTTCATGGAAAAGGGATCTTTAGACAAATATATCTACAACACCAATTTTGAGAATAAGTCGTCATTATTAATAAGCTATTATAAACAAATATATGCTATAGCCTTGGAAACAGCTAAGGGGATTCTATACTTACACCAAGGGTGTAGGCCTACTATATTGCACTTTGATATTAAACCTCACAATGTTTTGCTAGATTCCAACTTCAGGGCTAAAGTTGCAGATTTCGGGCTGGCTAGAATGATGGGTAAAGATGATAGCCATGTTTCCTTAACAAGGGCTCGAGGCACTCCAGGGTATGTGGCACCAGAAGTGTGGTTGAACAAGAAGACTACATATTATAATTATGGTCCCGTCACTGACAAATCGGATGTGTACAGCTATGGGATGATGCTCCTAGAGATGGTGGGGAGGAGGAAAAATTGTGATCCAGAGGGAAACGAATCCAGCAGCCAATTCTACTTTCCTATGTGGGCATACAACAAGATCAAGATTGGTGAATTGCCTTTATTACCACCAATTATGATCAGCAGCAGATTAATGGGGGATGATGAAGTAAATATTGTTGCTGCTGCCATTGATGATGAGGTTGATCAAAGAgatggtagtagtagtagtagtagtagtagtagtactacTGGCCATGGAGAGAAAGATGTAGCCTCGGCCTCAATATTAATAGAGAGGATGTGCTTGGTGGGTCTATGGTGCATCCAGCACATCCCTTCCAACAGGCCATCCATGGACAGAGTGATCCAAATGTTGGAAGGAAATGTACAACTTGGAATCCCTCCTCATCCATTTCCCCATCTCACACCACAAAATGAAAATGTGGGCATTAATTATTACACCTATAACTCAAATCACCTTGGTACCAACCCCAATCCATCTCACTTCAGTGTTGGCAGTGTTAGTTGGTCACTAGAACCACGCTAG
- the LOC122663739 gene encoding GDP-mannose transporter GONST1-like produces the protein MKTLSRDEIDLEGGKVEKNKEKTIRSSRVVKFHNQALLSGLAYCISSCSMILINKFVLYSYDFNAGIFLMLYQNLISVVLVSILSVLGIISTEPLTWRLIRVWLPVNVIFVGMLITSMFSLRYINVAMVTVLKNVTNVITAVGEMYLFKKHHESRVWAALFLMIISAISGGITDLSFHSVGYMWQIINCFLTASYSLILRRVMDTAKQVTKSGNMNEFSMVLLNNILSLPLGALLIFVFNEVDYLSNTPLLKVPMFWLVMTSSGFLGLAISFTSMWFLHQTGATTYSLVGSLNKIPLSIAGILLFKVPTSLENCVSILFGLLAGVFFAKAKMRERSQT, from the exons ATGAAGACTCTCAGCAGAGATGAAATCGACTTGGAAGGTGGAAAGGTggaaaaaaataaggagaaaacaATACGCAGCAGCAGGGTGGTAAAATTTCACAACCAGGCTTTGTTGTCTGGTCTTGCATATTGCATCTCATCCTGCAGCATGATATTGATTAACAAGTTTGTCCTGTACAGCTACGATTTTAACGCTGGCATATTTTTGATGCTCTATCAG AATCTGATCTCTGTGGTTTTAGTATCCATCTTGAGTGTATTGGGCATCATATCAACAGAACCGCTTACATGGAGATTGATTCGTGTCTGGTTGCCTGTGAATGTTATATTTGTTGGGATGCTCATTACAAGCATGTTTAG TTTGAGATATATTAACGTTGCTATGGTAACAGTCCTGAAAAATGTTACCAATGTGATCACTGCCGTTGGTGAAATGTACCTTTTCAAGAAGCACCATGAAAGCAGGGTTTGGGCTGCATTATTCTTAATG ATAATTTCAGCAATCTCTGGCGGAATTACAGATCTTTCTTTTCATTCTGTTGGCTACATGTGGCAAATTATTAATTGCTTCTTGACGGCATCATATTCA TTAATACTACGGAGGGTCATGGATACAGCGAAGCAAGTCACCAAATCTGGGAACATGAATGAATTTTCAATGGTTTTGCTCAATAACATTCTTTCATTGCCTCTGGGGGCTCTGCTTATATTTGTATTCAATGAGGTGGATTATCTCTCTAACAC GCCACTTTTGAAGGTGCCTATGTTTTGGCTGGTGATGACTTCAAGTGGATTTTTGGGCCTTGCAATCAGCTTCACTTCAATGTGGTTTCTTCATCAGACTGGGGCCACAACATATAG CCTCGTGGGTTCGCTGAATAAGATTCCTCTCTCCATTGCTGGAATACTTCTGTTCAAAGTCCCGACTAGTCTCGAAAACTGTGTCAGCATTCTTTTTG GTCTTTTGGCAGGGGTCTTTTTTGCAAAAGCCAAAATGCGGGAGAGATCTCAGACCTAA
- the LOC122663754 gene encoding ABC transporter I family member 10: MNLSAFIRASAAHFPPLHSTTDTSGLVTQNFAIEGRNLNYSITTRHGKFVPILKDCSLQIPSGQLWMLLGPNGCGKSTLLKVLAGLLNPTGGTAYVRRPKSFVFQNPDHQVVMPTVEADVAFGLGKFNLTEDEVRSRVEKALDAVGMSGYLQRPVQTLSGGQKQRVAIAGALAEACKVLLLDELTTFLDENDQIGVINAVKSSLAGSGDVTALWVTHRLEELEHADGAVYMEDGKVIMHSDAASVLGFIKERQTAYNDRINSL, from the exons ATGAATCTGTCTGCGTTCATTCGCGCCTCAGCCGCTCATTTTCCTCCTCTACATTCTACCACAGACACAAG TGGTCTTGTTACTCAGAATTTCGCCATCGAAGGCCGGAATCTGAATTACTCGATCACGACAAGACATGGGAAATTTGTTCCGATTCTCAAGGACTGTTCTCTTCAGATTCCTTCTGGACAGCTCTGGATGCTTCTTGGACCTAATGGTTGCGGCAAATCCACACTCTTAAAG GTCTTAGCTGGGCTTTTGAATCCAACTGGTGGGACTGCGTATGTCAGAAGGCCTAAGAGTTTTGTTTTCCAGAACCCAGATCACCAG GTAGTGATGCCTACTGTTGAAGCAGATGTTGCATTTGGTCTTGGTAAATTCAACCTTACTGAAGACGAAGTTAGGTCCAGAGTGGAAAAAGCTTTAGATGCTGTGGGCATGTCTGGCTATTTGCAA AGGCCAGTTCAAACTCTCAGTGGTGGTCAGAAACAAAGGGTTGCCATTGCTGGTGCTTTAGCCGAAGCTTGTAAAGTTCTGTTATTAGATGAACTTACAACATTTTTGGATGAAAATGATCAG ATTGGGGTGATAAATGCAGTTAAAAGTTCTCTGGCTGGTTCTGGAGATGTCACAGCATTATGGGTTACCCATCGCTTGGAAGAACTAGAGCATGCAGATGGTGCTGTCTATATGGAAGATGGGAAGGTTATAATGCATAGTGATGCTGCAAGTGTACTGGGTTTTATCAAAGAGAGGCAAACAGCTTATAATGACCGGataaattctttgtga